In Corallincola holothuriorum, a single window of DNA contains:
- a CDS encoding intermembrane phospholipid transport protein YdbH family protein, giving the protein MTVLSFLAALAVAVVWKFYWPTSVSVEQVSIELDPLQISVVQLRWQSPQRTACYIDIEQLDASHMRKFVGDKGRGLRMLIDSVFVAEACLQGTAPAAGSSDDSSSADDGDEAASIDLPLWLSWIELDVTHLVVEQWGRGEVAVEISENGLQLRGSLYPQANLLTATQSLPTLLSEEWPVDLNFHWSPNKEVIALTTGLAEQWQLQLGGTLQQSDGLNYQLSGALDWYPSPKIHLPFSVSGEGDKQVLQISQATLANQPSPLLVDSEIELDWPNYELALEVSTDLSTDLSATRPVVVTLTSIGDLQQVLPKDGLTGREAIPLSGELNARYQQLKPSHNQVNLTAPAMIAELTAPWTLTLKPFSVDLLPKVIVTQYGASDNDESAEEPAASQSVLSAEFSGQLQVNNEQAQTKLTGQIQHPLLANNQQQFDGQLSFADMALLGHWQSSGVLADTPLRYQLSTQLAGDTKQLVFIVDQGEVQWQGVLLGEQAETVTVSIQPDSRGMFDLEKSSLLAAINLAIAHPYGADTEQPASLNIALETELASARVAGIASLVSPLIYHQDAVSVNGHSMAEVRLDGLLSAPKLMLHRFDLYADIEKQASMTEHEPTAGASKPFVLRQLHSQLATPFALLPQAETAWLQLDSSATSAQWGLDPLPLPQVSARLKPYDLNQPIDILVDYSASPVADALQQAFSLESPQALPQTIAGQLLLADNRGQVSINALDITPFAPLIDPVLTLRDGRFSGEFKALNILPVVEEAGEPVQPIAPAPEIDGRFTLSEVSGEYTGMLFEQVDITATEFTTTLNDALVINAQGQMKAGEVYTGVSMQQASTDWVFEQSADMQKAVVTDLSVDLLGGHVTAPKLSYPSQQYQAVSVNGLDLQQAGALQSEPVVALKGKLDAMLPLQLSEAGVSIQNGRLVNRGMVDIVVSDPTVIDQYALANPSLALVLNNLKQMQVNLLSADISMQADGLADIKAVVHGRNPNETRPIHLNYSHQENLYELLKSLRMGDSFRKQIEQQLEK; this is encoded by the coding sequence GTGACAGTGCTGAGCTTTTTGGCGGCACTGGCCGTGGCCGTAGTTTGGAAATTCTATTGGCCGACATCGGTTAGCGTCGAACAGGTTTCTATTGAGCTGGATCCGCTGCAGATCTCTGTTGTGCAATTACGTTGGCAGTCACCGCAACGGACGGCGTGCTATATCGATATTGAGCAGCTTGATGCATCCCACATGCGCAAGTTTGTTGGCGACAAAGGACGTGGATTACGAATGCTGATCGATTCGGTATTTGTTGCCGAAGCTTGCTTGCAGGGCACAGCTCCTGCTGCAGGTAGCTCTGATGACTCATCATCGGCCGACGATGGCGATGAGGCTGCCAGCATTGATTTGCCCCTGTGGTTGTCGTGGATTGAGCTTGATGTCACTCATCTGGTGGTGGAGCAGTGGGGGCGTGGTGAAGTTGCAGTCGAGATAAGTGAGAACGGTTTGCAGCTCCGTGGTTCCCTTTATCCTCAAGCCAACCTGCTTACCGCGACGCAATCTCTGCCCACTTTGTTAAGTGAAGAGTGGCCAGTTGATCTTAATTTTCATTGGTCTCCCAACAAGGAAGTGATTGCACTGACGACCGGCTTAGCCGAGCAGTGGCAGCTGCAATTGGGAGGTACCCTGCAGCAAAGCGATGGGCTTAACTATCAGTTATCCGGTGCGTTGGATTGGTATCCGTCACCTAAGATCCATCTGCCGTTTTCTGTCTCGGGGGAGGGAGACAAGCAAGTGTTGCAGATCAGCCAAGCAACGCTGGCTAATCAGCCTTCGCCGTTGTTGGTTGATAGCGAAATTGAACTTGATTGGCCCAACTATGAGTTGGCACTAGAGGTATCGACAGATCTGAGTACCGATTTAAGTGCGACTCGGCCGGTGGTCGTTACGCTGACCAGTATCGGTGATCTGCAACAGGTGTTGCCGAAAGATGGGTTGACGGGACGTGAGGCGATCCCATTATCCGGTGAGCTCAACGCACGTTATCAACAGCTCAAGCCTAGCCATAATCAGGTGAACTTGACGGCGCCTGCCATGATCGCAGAGCTGACCGCGCCGTGGACGTTGACGCTTAAGCCGTTCTCCGTAGATCTGTTGCCTAAGGTAATCGTTACCCAATATGGGGCAAGCGATAACGATGAGAGTGCCGAGGAGCCTGCCGCTTCTCAGTCCGTTCTTTCCGCCGAATTTTCTGGCCAGTTACAGGTGAATAACGAACAGGCGCAGACGAAACTAACTGGGCAGATCCAACATCCATTATTGGCAAACAATCAGCAGCAATTTGATGGCCAGTTGAGCTTTGCTGATATGGCGTTGCTTGGGCACTGGCAGAGCAGTGGGGTGCTAGCGGATACACCGCTGCGTTATCAGTTGTCTACCCAGCTGGCGGGTGACACCAAGCAGTTAGTATTCATTGTCGATCAAGGAGAGGTGCAGTGGCAGGGAGTACTGCTCGGGGAGCAGGCCGAAACGGTGACGGTAAGCATACAACCCGATAGCCGAGGGATGTTTGATCTTGAGAAAAGCTCACTGCTTGCTGCGATTAACCTAGCCATTGCTCACCCCTATGGCGCTGATACCGAGCAGCCCGCATCCTTGAATATTGCCCTGGAGACTGAGTTGGCAAGCGCTCGCGTGGCAGGTATCGCCTCATTGGTATCGCCGTTAATCTATCATCAAGATGCCGTGTCGGTGAATGGCCACAGCATGGCGGAGGTGCGCTTAGATGGACTGTTATCTGCCCCAAAACTGATGTTGCATCGTTTTGACCTGTATGCGGATATCGAAAAGCAGGCATCAATGACTGAGCATGAACCTACTGCTGGCGCTAGCAAGCCCTTTGTCTTACGGCAATTGCATAGCCAATTGGCGACGCCGTTTGCGCTATTGCCACAGGCTGAGACGGCTTGGTTGCAGCTCGACAGCAGTGCCACCTCGGCGCAATGGGGCTTAGATCCGCTACCTTTGCCGCAGGTGTCTGCGCGGTTAAAGCCGTATGACTTGAATCAGCCTATCGACATTCTGGTCGACTACTCGGCCAGTCCTGTGGCTGATGCACTGCAACAGGCATTTAGCCTTGAGTCTCCGCAGGCGTTGCCGCAAACCATCGCCGGGCAGCTGTTGCTTGCAGATAATCGTGGCCAGGTTTCGATAAACGCGCTTGATATCACGCCGTTTGCACCCTTGATCGACCCTGTTCTTACCTTACGTGACGGGCGATTCAGTGGCGAGTTTAAGGCGCTGAATATTTTGCCCGTAGTAGAGGAGGCTGGGGAGCCGGTGCAACCGATAGCGCCAGCGCCAGAGATTGATGGCAGATTTACCCTGTCAGAGGTTAGCGGTGAATACACGGGAATGCTGTTTGAGCAGGTTGATATAACTGCAACTGAGTTTACGACGACTCTCAACGACGCGCTCGTTATTAATGCGCAGGGGCAGATGAAAGCGGGGGAGGTGTATACCGGTGTATCAATGCAACAAGCAAGCACGGACTGGGTATTTGAACAATCTGCTGACATGCAAAAAGCCGTGGTGACAGATCTCAGTGTTGATCTGCTGGGTGGTCATGTGACGGCGCCGAAGTTAAGTTATCCGTCGCAGCAGTATCAAGCGGTGTCGGTTAACGGGTTGGACCTGCAACAAGCTGGCGCTTTGCAATCAGAGCCAGTAGTGGCATTGAAAGGTAAGCTAGATGCCATGTTACCGTTGCAGCTTTCTGAGGCAGGCGTGAGTATACAGAACGGCCGTTTGGTTAATCGGGGCATGGTTGATATTGTGGTTAGCGACCCGACGGTGATTGACCAATATGCGCTAGCCAATCCGTCGCTTGCTTTGGTGTTAAATAACCTGAAGCAGATGCAGGTTAATCTGCTAAGTGCCGATATCTCGATGCAAGCTGATGGCCTGGCGGATATCAAAGCGGTCGTCCATGGTCGCAATCCGAACGAAACCAGACCGATACATCTGAATTATAGCCATCAAGAGAATCTGTACGAGCTGTTAAAAAGCCTACGAATGGGCGATAGTTTCCGCAAGCAGATAGAGCAACAGCTTGAGAAATAA
- a CDS encoding YnbE family lipoprotein — translation MNRQRLIIMGCLLMFAAACTPRVEIAAPEKPITINLNVKIEHEIKVKVDKELDDLFSDDSGLF, via the coding sequence ATGAATAGACAACGCCTGATCATCATGGGGTGTTTGTTAATGTTTGCCGCCGCATGCACGCCAAGGGTGGAGATCGCCGCCCCTGAGAAGCCAATAACCATCAACCTTAATGTCAAAATCGAGCACGAGATTAAGGTTAAAGTCGATAAAGAGCTGGACGATCTGTTCAGTGACGATTCAGGTTTATTCTAA